Proteins encoded by one window of Archaeoglobus veneficus SNP6:
- a CDS encoding DUF4350 domain-containing protein, whose amino-acid sequence MKVAWDASHGEFTIEDYYYFSKLKRYAGQEGVEIVEIKSFSRLASYDTIVFNYPEIRFRKWEIGRIKAWLKRGKRIIFAAYYSNLDGVAENVNRVLAKVSDVRVNYDVIVDDSNNHGDSMYPKAVCRGMELVMPCSASVSGGEPFVTSASGAVFGTRDGNLFVLGTCVFWDNFSIGLADNRKFSLKLLKGEL is encoded by the coding sequence ATGAAGGTGGCCTGGGACGCGAGCCACGGCGAATTCACCATTGAAGATTACTACTACTTTTCGAAGCTTAAGAGGTATGCGGGGCAGGAGGGAGTAGAGATCGTAGAGATCAAGAGCTTCTCGAGGCTTGCAAGCTACGATACAATCGTCTTCAACTATCCAGAGATCAGATTCAGGAAGTGGGAGATTGGCAGAATAAAGGCGTGGCTGAAACGGGGCAAGCGGATAATCTTCGCGGCCTACTATTCGAACCTCGACGGGGTTGCGGAGAACGTAAACAGAGTTCTCGCGAAGGTTAGCGATGTCAGGGTAAACTACGACGTCATCGTTGACGATTCAAACAACCACGGCGACAGTATGTATCCGAAGGCCGTGTGCAGAGGCATGGAACTCGTAATGCCCTGCTCCGCCTCCGTCAGCGGTGGAGAACCCTTCGTCACGAGTGCATCTGGAGCTGTCTTTGGAACGAGGGATGGCAACCTTTTCGTCCTCGGAACGTGCGTTTTCTGGGATAACTTCTCCATAGGGCTTGCCGACAACAGGAAGTTCTCGTTGAAGTTGCTAAAGGGAGAGCTTTAG
- a CDS encoding phosphoribosylaminoimidazolecarboxamide formyltransferase has product MRALISVSNKEGVAEFTAKLEEMGIEIFATEGTARSLEERGVRVRRLSELTGLKETHQLKTLHPAIYEAIFSGEIGMVVVNLYPFEEEPCIENIDIGGVTLLRAAAKNYRRCLAVSKPEQYDDVIKNLKEGLTEEFRLKLASEAFEYVAAYDKAIAEWFRTKSSVA; this is encoded by the coding sequence ATGCGAGCCCTGATATCCGTAAGCAACAAAGAAGGCGTTGCAGAATTCACAGCGAAGCTCGAGGAAATGGGAATTGAGATATTCGCAACTGAAGGGACGGCAAGGTCCCTCGAAGAAAGGGGAGTAAGAGTCAGACGTCTATCCGAATTAACCGGATTAAAGGAGACGCACCAGCTCAAGACTCTCCATCCCGCAATTTACGAAGCGATTTTTTCTGGTGAAATTGGCATGGTTGTAGTCAATCTGTATCCATTTGAGGAGGAGCCGTGCATTGAGAACATAGACATCGGCGGTGTGACACTCCTGAGGGCTGCTGCAAAAAACTACAGGCGGTGCTTAGCAGTCTCGAAACCAGAGCAGTACGATGATGTTATAAAAAACCTGAAGGAGGGTCTTACGGAAGAATTCAGGCTGAAACTTGCAAGTGAAGCTTTTGAATATGTCGCAGCTTACGACAAAGCCATTGCTGAGTGGTTCCGGACGAAGAGTTCTGTTGCATAG
- a CDS encoding ADP-ribosylglycohydrolase family protein produces the protein MGPNDMVDRFRGAIAGFAVGDAIGMPYEGLPKEDIEIESSEVEPVEWTDDTEQMLILAESLLSTTYFDPEDFAFRLCKITSPKIGPTTAEALRKLRSGVPWREAGVDSNTCGAAMRVMPLGIVYSFSLDLVESYAVMQAMVTHKGKAAIAGSVAVAIAFACICMDYSDDEILDEVCARCRQYDDLMAEKIEMARDSSIEELGTTILATDVVPSALHCYLNSESYEECVLMAVRAGGDTDTIAAIAGGLKGAKLGHSAIPERWGTFAEELLHIADELYRLYVRIST, from the coding sequence GTGGGGCCTAACGATATGGTGGACAGGTTCAGAGGGGCGATTGCTGGCTTCGCAGTAGGCGACGCGATAGGGATGCCCTATGAAGGATTACCAAAGGAGGATATCGAGATTGAAAGCTCTGAAGTTGAACCCGTTGAATGGACGGATGATACCGAGCAGATGCTGATTCTTGCAGAGTCTTTACTCTCTACAACGTACTTCGACCCGGAGGACTTTGCCTTCAGGCTTTGCAAGATAACCTCTCCGAAAATAGGGCCAACAACGGCAGAGGCGCTGAGAAAGCTCAGGTCTGGCGTACCATGGCGTGAAGCTGGTGTGGATTCGAACACATGCGGAGCGGCGATGCGCGTCATGCCTCTTGGTATCGTTTACAGCTTTAGCCTTGACCTCGTTGAAAGCTATGCCGTCATGCAGGCAATGGTTACTCACAAGGGGAAGGCAGCGATTGCGGGAAGCGTAGCCGTTGCCATAGCATTTGCGTGTATCTGCATGGATTATTCCGACGATGAGATTCTCGACGAAGTTTGCGCGAGATGCAGACAGTACGACGACTTGATGGCGGAAAAAATAGAGATGGCCAGAGATAGCAGTATTGAGGAACTCGGCACTACGATCCTCGCCACCGATGTCGTGCCCTCAGCTCTTCACTGCTATCTGAACTCCGAAAGCTACGAGGAGTGCGTTCTGATGGCCGTGAGGGCTGGAGGTGATACGGACACCATAGCAGCCATCGCAGGCGGGCTCAAGGGGGCAAAGCTTGGCCACTCAGCGATCCCCGAAAGGTGGGGGACATTTGCAGAGGAGCTCTTACACATCGCTGACGAGCTTTACAGGCTGTACGTCAGGATTTCGACATGA
- the trxB gene encoding thioredoxin-disulfide reductase, with protein sequence MEYDVAIIGAGPAGLTAAIYAGRYGLRTVFFESMPSQLAVVPFIENYPGFEGSGYELLEKMKEQATKFAEHRFESVEELKKDGDIFVVKTDSGEYRVKAVIVATGGKHKELGVPGEKEFVGRGVSYCATCDGHFFRGKRVLVIGGGNTAVTDAVYLKEIGCDVTLVHRRDALRADRALQDELFKRNIPVIWNSVVERIEGSNRVERVVLLDRVKNEKFVVEADGVFIAVGIRPQTEIVVNLGVERDSKGYIKVDRRQATSVPGVFAAGDCCDNPLKQVVTACSDGAIAANSAFEYIMSKS encoded by the coding sequence ATGGAGTACGACGTTGCTATTATAGGTGCTGGGCCTGCTGGACTGACAGCAGCCATATACGCGGGTAGGTATGGCCTCAGAACAGTATTCTTCGAAAGTATGCCCTCCCAGCTCGCAGTTGTTCCGTTTATAGAAAACTACCCGGGATTTGAAGGCAGCGGCTACGAGTTGCTGGAGAAGATGAAGGAACAGGCGACGAAGTTTGCAGAACACAGGTTCGAAAGCGTGGAGGAGTTGAAGAAAGACGGCGACATATTCGTAGTTAAAACCGATTCGGGGGAGTATAGGGTTAAGGCTGTGATAGTTGCGACAGGTGGCAAACATAAAGAGCTCGGAGTTCCGGGTGAGAAGGAGTTCGTCGGTAGAGGAGTTAGTTACTGTGCCACCTGTGACGGCCACTTTTTCAGGGGAAAGCGCGTTCTCGTGATTGGAGGCGGCAATACCGCGGTGACGGATGCAGTATATCTCAAAGAAATTGGCTGCGACGTTACGCTCGTCCACAGAAGGGATGCGCTCAGGGCAGACAGGGCATTGCAGGACGAACTTTTCAAGAGAAACATACCGGTGATATGGAACTCAGTCGTCGAGAGAATAGAGGGCAGCAATAGAGTGGAGAGGGTTGTACTCCTCGACAGAGTCAAGAACGAGAAGTTCGTCGTCGAGGCTGATGGCGTGTTTATAGCTGTGGGCATCAGGCCTCAAACAGAAATCGTCGTAAACCTTGGGGTTGAAAGAGATTCAAAAGGATACATAAAGGTTGATAGGCGTCAGGCTACCAGTGTTCCGGGGGTTTTTGCTGCCGGTGACTGCTGTGACAACCCTCTGAAGCAGGTTGTGACCGCTTGCAGTGATGGGGCCATAGCAGCCAATTCAGCGTTCGAGTACATCATGTCGAAATCCTGA
- a CDS encoding universal stress protein, with protein MIRKVLFPVDFSIVSEYAFGNCIPRFFASGAANELILFHALDVVPTTGQALEAVEEMVRRYQKRIEEISKEFEEMGIKARGIVRLGTPAIEIAKVAEEEDVDLIYMPMKGENIFREMLIGSTAANVARAAKKPVLFVRYEWDRGKKAIKCYWDAKRVFEKPLIAVDFSPCSEKVIGATEVFKEFIKEAVLMHVVDYGRAEEVEENAKKAMEELKKYEEKLDFPVEVEVHSGVASKEILMTAPVNGATLIVIGKKGKSIIKELLLGSTAENVIRNSVLPVLVVPCE; from the coding sequence ATGATAAGAAAAGTGCTGTTTCCGGTGGACTTCTCAATAGTCTCTGAATACGCGTTCGGAAACTGTATACCAAGGTTCTTTGCTTCAGGAGCGGCTAACGAACTAATTCTGTTTCATGCGCTTGATGTGGTTCCAACTACCGGACAGGCTCTCGAAGCTGTCGAAGAAATGGTGAGGAGGTATCAAAAGAGAATTGAGGAAATCTCTAAGGAATTCGAGGAGATGGGTATAAAGGCGAGAGGAATTGTTAGACTTGGAACTCCCGCCATCGAAATTGCGAAAGTGGCAGAAGAAGAGGACGTAGACCTGATATATATGCCAATGAAGGGTGAGAACATATTCAGGGAGATGCTGATAGGTTCAACGGCCGCCAACGTCGCAAGGGCTGCCAAGAAGCCAGTACTCTTCGTCAGGTACGAGTGGGACAGAGGAAAAAAGGCAATCAAGTGCTACTGGGACGCAAAGAGAGTTTTTGAGAAGCCCCTGATAGCTGTTGACTTCTCACCCTGCTCAGAGAAGGTAATTGGCGCAACAGAAGTGTTCAAGGAGTTTATCAAGGAGGCCGTTCTGATGCACGTCGTTGACTACGGAAGGGCTGAGGAAGTGGAAGAGAATGCAAAAAAGGCAATGGAGGAGCTGAAGAAGTATGAGGAAAAACTTGACTTCCCGGTAGAAGTAGAGGTACACAGCGGAGTTGCGTCAAAGGAAATTCTCATGACAGCTCCGGTGAACGGTGCCACACTGATAGTAATCGGAAAGAAGGGTAAGAGCATAATCAAGGAGCTTCTTCTCGGCAGTACGGCTGAGAACGTAATACGGAACTCGGTACTTCCTGTCCTCGTCGTTCCGTGCGAGTAA
- a CDS encoding acetylornithine transaminase: protein MKEWFERERAVHIQFYRRQPVVFVKGEGCYLYDVEGKKYLDMVAGIAAATLGHCHPKFIARVSEQLKKLVHVSNLYYTTPQIELAEKLREITGMDRFFFCNSGAEAVEASLKIARKATGRKKFVAFSGSFHGRTMGALSVTWKEKFRRPFEPLVQPVEFAEFNSVEDLEKKVDEETAAVILEPVQGEAGVYPATKEFINELFRLRDEYNFLVIFDEVQTGFGRTGRWFAKEHYGVKPDIMAMAKAMGSGFPIGGVGVSEEVAEKLEAGEHASTFGGNPLACVASLATIEIIEEEKLVENSEKTGKYLRKRLEELDGIKEVRGMGLMIGAKVENAPGMVSRSLEKGLLVNATSENALRFVPPLIAGREEIDFAVDILSSLK from the coding sequence ATGAAAGAATGGTTTGAAAGGGAAAGAGCCGTTCACATTCAGTTTTACCGCCGTCAGCCCGTGGTATTTGTAAAAGGCGAAGGTTGCTACCTTTACGATGTTGAAGGAAAGAAGTATCTCGACATGGTTGCTGGCATAGCCGCTGCTACGTTAGGGCACTGTCACCCGAAATTCATTGCAAGAGTTTCAGAACAGTTAAAAAAGCTCGTTCACGTCTCCAACCTCTACTACACAACCCCGCAGATAGAGCTTGCAGAGAAGCTGAGGGAGATTACAGGGATGGACAGGTTCTTCTTCTGCAACAGCGGGGCTGAGGCAGTTGAAGCATCGCTCAAGATTGCGAGGAAAGCAACTGGCAGAAAGAAGTTCGTCGCATTCAGCGGCTCATTCCATGGCCGTACGATGGGTGCTCTCTCAGTAACATGGAAGGAGAAGTTTAGAAGGCCCTTTGAGCCTCTCGTTCAGCCGGTAGAGTTTGCAGAATTCAACAGCGTTGAGGACCTTGAAAAGAAAGTTGATGAAGAGACTGCCGCAGTTATTCTCGAGCCAGTGCAGGGAGAGGCGGGAGTATATCCGGCAACCAAGGAATTTATCAATGAGCTTTTCAGGCTCCGCGACGAGTATAACTTTCTCGTTATATTCGACGAAGTTCAGACGGGATTTGGAAGGACTGGCAGGTGGTTCGCAAAGGAGCACTACGGCGTAAAGCCTGACATCATGGCAATGGCGAAGGCTATGGGCTCAGGTTTCCCCATTGGAGGTGTCGGCGTTAGCGAGGAAGTAGCGGAGAAGCTCGAAGCTGGAGAGCACGCTTCAACCTTCGGCGGCAATCCACTCGCATGCGTTGCATCGCTTGCTACGATAGAAATAATAGAAGAGGAAAAGCTCGTTGAGAACTCAGAAAAAACAGGTAAATATCTACGTAAAAGGCTCGAAGAACTTGATGGCATCAAGGAAGTCAGAGGCATGGGACTGATGATTGGTGCAAAAGTTGAAAATGCTCCGGGCATGGTGTCGAGGAGTCTTGAAAAGGGTTTGCTCGTCAACGCAACGTCAGAAAATGCTCTCAGGTTCGTGCCGCCACTGATAGCGGGTAGAGAAGAGATTGATTTTGCTGTAGACATACTGTCGTCCCTGAAGTAA
- a CDS encoding cytochrome c maturation protein CcmE domain-containing protein: protein MEKLKVALGAVIIVFAIAMAFSFKSGLSPYVTVSYVVEKGEARNVQVNGTIVPNSTIFLENNTRIFELTDGKTKMKVIYTGILSNYQEGIPAVVVGDYYDGYFHATKVLLKCPSKYKAMEENYSGKVK, encoded by the coding sequence ATGGAGAAGCTTAAGGTCGCGCTCGGGGCAGTAATAATCGTATTCGCTATCGCTATGGCCTTCTCATTCAAGAGTGGTCTCTCACCCTACGTTACAGTAAGCTACGTTGTGGAGAAAGGAGAAGCAAGAAATGTGCAGGTTAACGGAACAATTGTCCCGAATTCGACGATATTCCTCGAGAACAACACGAGGATATTTGAGCTGACCGACGGAAAGACAAAAATGAAGGTCATCTACACAGGCATACTCTCCAACTATCAGGAGGGCATCCCCGCTGTCGTTGTTGGAGATTACTATGACGGATATTTCCATGCAACCAAAGTCCTCCTCAAGTGCCCGAGCAAGTACAAAGCGATGGAGGAGAACTACTCTGGAAAGGTGAAATAA
- a CDS encoding ABC transporter substrate-binding protein, which produces MKLKDGILKVLLLAAIIAIVVAASGCAQKEAPAETATPAETVETEAAKEIVIGVTDKVTDLDPSNAYDFYTWEVMNNVMGGLMRYKPGTTEIEPYLAESYEVQDNGKVYIFKLRKDLKFADGTPCTAQDVVRSIKRVMEINGDPAWLVTDFVEDVEAVDDYTVKFTLKTPVSYFLALLATPPYFPVHPAYKANEIDPDQTAGGVGPYRIVKWVRDQELILEANPYFFGEKPKTERIIVRFYQDATTLRLAVERGDVDIAWRTLTPVDLESLKQNPKLKVIEAPGAYIRYIVVNVAMEPTNEKLVRKAIAAAVDRNDIAQRVYMGTVEPLYTLIPMGMWGHKSVFDKYGDGNIELAKELLAQAGYDENNKLKVELWWTPTHYGDTEKDLAQVLKEQLEATGVIEVELKSAEWSTYVDYLRKGAMMLSLLGWYPDYLDPDDYTTPFLKSGSNKWLGNGYSNPEMDELLDKAAASTDINERTKYYEQAQDILAEDVPIIPLIQGKLYVVANKDISGITLDPTMIFRYWLLEWET; this is translated from the coding sequence ATGAAACTGAAAGATGGCATACTGAAAGTGTTGCTGCTGGCTGCAATAATAGCGATTGTCGTTGCTGCAAGCGGCTGTGCACAGAAGGAAGCTCCAGCAGAAACCGCCACCCCAGCAGAAACTGTTGAAACCGAGGCAGCGAAAGAGATAGTAATCGGTGTAACTGACAAGGTTACGGATCTCGATCCAAGCAACGCCTACGACTTCTACACCTGGGAAGTTATGAACAACGTCATGGGCGGTTTGATGCGCTACAAGCCAGGCACAACCGAAATTGAGCCTTACTTGGCAGAATCGTACGAAGTGCAGGACAATGGAAAGGTGTACATCTTCAAGCTGAGGAAGGATCTCAAGTTTGCTGACGGCACGCCGTGCACAGCACAGGATGTGGTAAGGTCGATAAAGAGAGTTATGGAAATTAACGGAGACCCAGCGTGGCTCGTTACAGACTTCGTTGAAGATGTTGAGGCTGTTGATGACTACACAGTCAAGTTCACCCTGAAGACACCTGTGTCCTACTTCCTCGCTCTGCTCGCAACCCCGCCGTACTTCCCCGTACACCCAGCATACAAGGCTAACGAAATCGATCCCGATCAGACGGCTGGTGGCGTAGGACCGTACAGGATCGTTAAGTGGGTTAGAGATCAGGAGCTTATACTCGAAGCCAACCCGTACTTCTTCGGCGAGAAGCCGAAGACTGAGAGAATAATCGTCAGGTTCTACCAGGACGCAACGACGCTCAGGCTTGCAGTTGAGAGGGGAGATGTTGACATTGCGTGGAGAACGCTAACACCGGTCGATCTCGAGTCCCTCAAGCAGAACCCGAAGCTTAAGGTCATCGAAGCGCCTGGAGCATACATAAGGTACATCGTCGTAAACGTGGCAATGGAGCCGACGAACGAGAAGCTTGTAAGGAAGGCCATCGCCGCTGCGGTTGACCGCAACGACATTGCTCAGAGAGTGTACATGGGCACCGTTGAACCGCTCTACACGCTTATACCCATGGGAATGTGGGGCCACAAGTCGGTGTTCGACAAGTACGGTGATGGAAACATCGAGCTTGCCAAGGAACTGCTCGCACAGGCTGGCTATGACGAGAACAACAAGCTGAAGGTAGAACTCTGGTGGACACCAACCCACTACGGCGACACCGAGAAGGATCTTGCGCAGGTTCTCAAGGAGCAGCTTGAGGCTACAGGCGTCATCGAAGTCGAGTTGAAGAGCGCCGAGTGGTCAACGTACGTTGACTATCTCAGAAAGGGAGCAATGATGCTCAGCCTGCTTGGCTGGTATCCAGACTACCTCGACCCAGATGACTATACAACGCCGTTCCTGAAGAGCGGCAGCAACAAGTGGCTGGGTAACGGCTATTCGAACCCGGAGATGGACGAACTTCTCGACAAGGCTGCTGCATCTACTGATATCAACGAGAGAACGAAGTACTACGAACAGGCCCAGGACATCCTTGCGGAAGACGTGCCAATAATACCGCTCATCCAGGGTAAGCTGTACGTAGTGGCAAACAAGGACATCAGCGGTATTACACTTGATCCAACGATGATCTTCAGGTACTGGCTGCTCGAGTGGGAGACCTAA
- a CDS encoding ABC transporter permease, producing the protein MPSLKTYIITRALTVLPTVLILLTVVFFILRVLPGDPIAAMVGQKVPPEVLEKMREEAGLNKPLIVQYVDYLSSVFRGDLGKSMIWGKRPVIDEIMDRFPATLELTIFGFALSVLIGLITGSIAAFRRGSAIDTSMRIYSIVAYTLFIPWFGMLLQMVFGIYLGMFPIGGRIDPGLEPARITGLYVVDSLLTLNFDSLSSALLHLFLPSLTLGIVLSGAYTRLVRNNLIDVLSQDFILAYRARGIRSSKIAFHAMKNAFIPVITLMGLQFAILLAGAVLTETTFSWPGMGTFLLERIQYRDYTSVQGAIVFYALFVALISLIVDVIYALVDPRIRY; encoded by the coding sequence ATGCCGTCTCTGAAGACGTACATAATAACAAGGGCCCTGACGGTACTCCCAACAGTCCTGATTCTGCTCACTGTAGTCTTCTTCATCCTGAGGGTCCTGCCTGGCGACCCCATTGCCGCAATGGTTGGACAGAAAGTCCCACCCGAAGTCCTTGAGAAGATGAGGGAAGAAGCAGGACTCAACAAACCGCTGATAGTGCAGTACGTGGACTATTTATCAAGCGTCTTTAGAGGAGACCTCGGTAAATCAATGATATGGGGCAAAAGGCCGGTTATAGACGAGATCATGGACAGATTTCCCGCAACCCTCGAGCTCACAATATTCGGATTTGCCCTAAGCGTGCTAATTGGCCTTATTACTGGCTCCATTGCAGCCTTCAGGCGAGGCAGCGCCATCGATACCTCCATGAGAATATACAGCATCGTAGCCTACACGCTGTTCATTCCATGGTTTGGTATGCTCCTTCAGATGGTCTTTGGTATCTATCTTGGTATGTTCCCGATAGGCGGTAGAATCGATCCAGGCTTGGAGCCAGCCAGAATTACAGGACTTTATGTGGTTGATAGTTTGCTAACTCTTAATTTCGACTCGCTCAGCAGCGCGTTGCTGCACCTCTTCCTGCCATCCCTAACTCTTGGTATCGTTCTTTCTGGAGCATACACGAGGCTTGTGAGAAACAACCTGATAGATGTTCTCAGCCAGGACTTTATACTGGCCTACAGGGCGAGAGGGATTAGAAGCTCGAAGATTGCATTTCACGCGATGAAGAACGCGTTTATCCCCGTGATAACACTTATGGGGTTACAGTTTGCGATACTGCTTGCAGGAGCTGTGCTTACTGAAACAACGTTCTCCTGGCCTGGAATGGGTACGTTCCTGCTTGAAAGGATACAGTACAGAGATTACACATCAGTGCAGGGCGCAATAGTGTTCTACGCGCTGTTTGTAGCGTTGATAAGTCTGATCGTGGACGTAATTTACGCATTAGTGGATCCAAGGATAAGGTATTGA
- a CDS encoding heme lyase CcmF/NrfE family subunit, producing the protein MDVGEVFLLCSLLSSIAASFIFLRCVEEDRWKPARIALLSSLTFLTAALLTLLYYFFARDFSVQYVFEYSDIHLSTLYTISALWAGREGSLLLWAWYLVIFNTVLLFSQKNHKDRVVALALAISTLVVIFFNVLLLTSSNPFVRLDFRPPNGIGLNPLLRTPEMAFHPPTIFLGYAGMTIPFALAIAATFFRENWIKLSRKYLIVSWAFLSIGILLGAWWAYKTLGWGGFWGWDPVENASLLPWLTASALLHGMIVEERKRGLKLLNYALAIITFDLVILATFVTRSGIISSVHAFGQNPEAHAYLALIALATAVGITVWALRRDFFSGSLEGVREKLILGNMVILLLSMATVLLGTLAPLFIPNASVDRHYYDRLEIPLGTALVVLLGICAAIDWRADREKFIRYSKYSAVVGLIAGVAVYLSFKATIAAIGIAIFFFSLLNHVQDLRIVDIANRRKIGGYVAHIGLIFLFIGVMGAWLYEESYKPVTIEYGKSAQVGSFELRLVGFDVKEDEEKFCIISKVEIYENGELQGVTYPKLIFYKLMRQDRVVSSVEIISQPFRDLYIAMGGVSKDGSRAYFEFYVVPLVSFVWLGSMLIIAGGIVALMPSRRAMKRAE; encoded by the coding sequence ATGGATGTAGGCGAGGTTTTTCTGCTCTGTTCTTTGTTATCGTCGATAGCTGCCTCCTTTATTTTTCTCAGGTGTGTAGAGGAGGACAGGTGGAAGCCCGCGAGAATAGCTCTTCTGTCTTCTCTTACCTTCCTGACCGCAGCGCTCCTGACCTTACTGTACTACTTCTTTGCAAGAGACTTCAGCGTTCAGTACGTTTTTGAGTACTCCGATATACATCTGTCCACGCTTTACACCATCAGCGCCCTGTGGGCGGGCAGGGAAGGCTCACTCCTTCTCTGGGCGTGGTACCTTGTAATTTTCAACACCGTCCTCCTTTTCAGTCAGAAAAATCATAAAGATAGAGTTGTTGCCCTCGCCCTCGCAATCTCAACGCTCGTTGTTATATTCTTTAACGTCCTCCTCCTGACATCCTCAAACCCCTTTGTCCGCCTCGATTTCAGGCCGCCAAATGGAATAGGCCTCAACCCACTCCTGAGAACTCCGGAAATGGCATTCCATCCGCCCACGATATTCCTCGGCTACGCCGGCATGACAATTCCATTCGCCCTTGCGATAGCAGCCACATTCTTCAGGGAGAACTGGATAAAACTCTCGCGGAAGTACCTCATAGTTTCCTGGGCGTTTCTGAGCATTGGCATACTTCTGGGTGCGTGGTGGGCGTACAAAACCCTTGGCTGGGGCGGATTCTGGGGCTGGGACCCCGTTGAGAACGCGAGTCTGCTGCCCTGGCTTACCGCATCGGCTCTGCTTCACGGAATGATTGTGGAGGAGAGAAAAAGGGGGTTAAAGCTTCTGAACTACGCTCTTGCAATTATAACCTTCGATCTCGTTATTCTTGCAACGTTCGTAACGAGAAGCGGGATAATAAGCTCCGTTCACGCTTTTGGCCAGAATCCAGAAGCACATGCGTATCTTGCGCTCATAGCCCTCGCTACTGCTGTTGGAATCACTGTATGGGCACTTAGAAGGGATTTCTTCAGCGGAAGCCTCGAAGGTGTCAGAGAGAAGCTGATTCTCGGAAATATGGTTATTCTACTCCTCTCCATGGCGACAGTCCTGCTGGGCACCCTTGCCCCGCTCTTCATTCCAAACGCGTCCGTCGATCGCCACTACTATGACCGGCTCGAAATTCCTCTTGGAACTGCTCTCGTAGTCCTCCTCGGCATTTGCGCCGCTATAGACTGGCGAGCAGATAGGGAGAAGTTTATCAGGTACAGCAAGTATTCTGCCGTAGTCGGGCTGATTGCTGGCGTTGCAGTTTACCTATCTTTCAAGGCGACGATTGCGGCCATAGGTATTGCGATCTTCTTCTTTTCACTTCTGAACCACGTTCAGGACCTGAGGATAGTAGATATTGCCAACAGGAGAAAGATCGGTGGCTACGTAGCTCACATTGGGTTAATATTCCTCTTTATTGGGGTTATGGGTGCGTGGCTCTACGAAGAGAGCTACAAGCCTGTGACGATAGAATACGGGAAGTCCGCACAAGTTGGAAGCTTTGAGCTCAGACTCGTAGGCTTCGACGTAAAAGAGGACGAGGAAAAATTCTGCATAATTTCGAAGGTGGAAATATACGAAAACGGTGAACTTCAGGGAGTAACCTATCCAAAGCTCATATTCTACAAGCTTATGCGACAGGACAGAGTTGTTTCGTCGGTGGAAATTATATCGCAGCCGTTCAGAGATCTATATATTGCTATGGGCGGCGTTTCTAAAGACGGAAGCAGAGCGTACTTCGAGTTCTACGTCGTTCCTCTCGTCTCCTTCGTCTGGCTCGGCTCCATGCTGATAATAGCTGGAGGTATAGTGGCCCTGATGCCCTCGAGAAGAGCTATGAAGAGAGCAGAATAG